One genomic segment of Burkholderia pyrrocinia includes these proteins:
- a CDS encoding DUF4126 domain-containing protein: MIEAISLGAGLAWASGLRLYLTVLIAGVLARVGWLHLPDTLAVLMSPWVIGAAAVLTLTEFLADKIPAFDSLWDAVHTFIRIPAGAVLAAGALGHADPTVLAVAGLAGGSLAGAAHVAKAGTRALINLSPEPISNWVASSTEDGLVVGGLVLAFFVPLAFLVLLAAFIAASAWALPRLWRGVSGGFRGMANHMVSRLNSIGGKRD; encoded by the coding sequence ATGATCGAAGCCATTTCGCTCGGCGCGGGGCTCGCGTGGGCGAGCGGGCTGCGCCTGTACCTGACGGTGCTGATCGCCGGCGTGCTGGCGCGGGTCGGTTGGCTCCATCTGCCCGACACGCTTGCCGTCCTGATGTCGCCGTGGGTCATCGGCGCCGCAGCCGTGCTCACCCTTACCGAATTCCTTGCCGACAAGATCCCCGCGTTCGATTCGCTGTGGGATGCCGTGCACACCTTCATCCGCATCCCGGCCGGCGCCGTGCTCGCGGCCGGCGCGCTCGGCCATGCCGATCCGACCGTGCTGGCGGTCGCGGGGCTCGCCGGCGGTTCGCTTGCCGGCGCCGCGCACGTGGCGAAGGCCGGCACGCGCGCACTGATCAACCTGTCCCCCGAACCGATTTCGAACTGGGTCGCGTCGTCGACCGAGGACGGCCTCGTGGTCGGCGGGCTCGTGCTCGCTTTCTTCGTCCCGCTCGCGTTCCTCGTGCTGCTCGCGGCCTTCATCGCCGCTTCGGCCTGGGCGCTGCCGCGCCTGTGGCGCGGCGTGTCGGGCGGCTTTCGCGGGATGGCGAACCACATGGTGTCGCGGCTCAACTCGATCGGGGGGAAGCGCGATTGA
- the kdpE gene encoding two-component system response regulator KdpE, which produces MSEPSLTVVLIEDEKQIRRFVRAALEEEDIAVFEAETGKQGLIDAATRKPDLVIVDLGLPDTDGLDVIRELRGWSEVPVIVLSARTQEEEKVAALDAGADDYLTKPFGVSELRARIRAQLRRRNQGGANESPKVSFGTVTVDLALRQVWRDGEIVHLTPLEYRLLATLVRHAGRVLTHRQLLREVWGPSHVESHHYLRIYMAHLRQKLERDPAQPEYIVTETGVGYRLVGAA; this is translated from the coding sequence ATGAGTGAACCCAGCCTGACCGTCGTCCTGATCGAGGACGAAAAGCAGATCCGCCGTTTCGTGCGCGCCGCGCTCGAAGAGGAGGACATCGCCGTGTTCGAGGCCGAGACGGGCAAGCAGGGGCTGATCGACGCGGCGACGCGCAAGCCCGATCTCGTGATCGTCGACCTCGGTTTGCCCGACACCGACGGCCTCGACGTGATCCGCGAGCTGCGCGGCTGGTCCGAGGTGCCGGTGATCGTGCTGTCCGCACGTACGCAGGAAGAGGAGAAGGTCGCGGCGCTCGACGCGGGCGCCGACGATTACCTGACCAAGCCGTTCGGCGTGTCCGAACTGCGCGCACGGATCCGCGCGCAACTGCGCCGGCGCAACCAGGGCGGCGCGAACGAGTCGCCGAAGGTGAGCTTCGGCACCGTGACCGTCGATCTCGCGCTGCGCCAGGTGTGGCGCGACGGCGAGATCGTGCACCTGACGCCGCTCGAATACCGGCTGCTCGCGACGCTCGTGCGGCACGCGGGGCGCGTGCTCACGCACCGCCAGTTGCTGCGCGAAGTGTGGGGGCCGTCGCACGTCGAGAGCCATCACTACCTGCGCATCTACATGGCGCACCTGCGCCAGAAGCTCGAGCGCGACCCGGCGCAGCCCGAGTACATCGTCACCGAGACGGGCGTCGGCTACCGGCTGGTCGGTGCCGCGTGA
- the sugE gene encoding quaternary ammonium compound efflux SMR transporter SugE, protein MAWVLLLIAGLLEVAWAAGMKSSDGFTKLGPSVFTIVTALASFGLLAVAMRQLPLGTAYAVWTGIGAVGAFVFGIVMMGEALTAARVASAALIVAGLIGLKLSSVA, encoded by the coding sequence ATGGCGTGGGTATTGTTGTTGATTGCCGGTTTGCTGGAAGTGGCCTGGGCGGCCGGCATGAAATCGTCGGACGGCTTCACGAAGCTCGGTCCGTCGGTGTTTACGATCGTGACGGCGCTGGCCAGCTTCGGGCTGCTCGCGGTCGCGATGCGCCAGTTGCCGCTCGGCACCGCGTACGCGGTGTGGACGGGCATCGGCGCGGTCGGCGCGTTCGTGTTCGGCATCGTGATGATGGGCGAGGCGCTGACCGCCGCGCGCGTCGCGAGCGCTGCGCTGATCGTCGCCGGACTGATCGGCCTCAAGCTGTCGTCGGTCGCCTGA
- a CDS encoding DUF333 domain-containing protein — translation MSVRLTVICALALAAPGVFAQPLPPGQQPPAQAALANPASVNCEKLGGRHVIRSLPRGQVGMCMFKDGRACEEWALYRDDRCVGGVGGVAPKRVSN, via the coding sequence ATGTCCGTCCGTCTGACCGTCATCTGTGCGCTGGCGCTGGCTGCGCCCGGCGTGTTCGCCCAACCGCTGCCGCCGGGGCAACAGCCGCCCGCCCAGGCCGCGCTCGCCAATCCCGCGTCGGTCAACTGCGAGAAACTCGGCGGTCGCCACGTGATCCGCAGCCTGCCGCGCGGGCAAGTCGGCATGTGCATGTTCAAGGATGGCCGTGCGTGCGAGGAGTGGGCGCTGTACCGCGACGACCGCTGCGTCGGCGGCGTCGGCGGCGTCGCGCCGAAGCGCGTGTCGAACTGA